The following proteins are co-located in the Apium graveolens cultivar Ventura chromosome 5, ASM990537v1, whole genome shotgun sequence genome:
- the LOC141662070 gene encoding uncharacterized protein LOC141662070 isoform X2: MDDMAAYYAPPPPPPGIPQYPYYPPPLSHAPPGTVVIPPQQFHLHHQPPPPFDPYAPQLQVPQVYHDEVRTLFVAGLPSDVKSREIYNLFREFPGYESSHLRASSSNTQQPFAFAVFLDQPSAVGAMHALNGLVFDLEKNSTLYIDLAKSNSRSKRSRTDDGRSGAEKRLKGYAAFPGGNPDPGVDSMYMPGMGNSAYNTIGYPSTQSHGSFDGGAVNYSTAAKHNTPRNATPCPTLFVASLGPTASEQELVQVFSRCPGYLKLKMQKMHGSPVAFVDFQDTASSTGALAHLQGTILYSSRPGEGMRLEYAKSRMGMRSKHSR; this comes from the exons ATGGACGACATGGCAGCCTATTACGCGCCTCCACCACCTCCGCCAGGCATTCCCCAATACCCATACTACCCTCCCCCACTCTCCCACGCGCCGCCCGGCACAGTCGTGATCCCTCCGCAACAATTTCACCTCCACCACCAACCACCACCGCCTTTCGACCCCTACGCACCTCAATTGCAAGTCCCCCAGGTTTATCACGATGAGGTCCGTACGCTGTTCGTTGCTGGCCTCCCATCAGACGTCAAATCTCGCGAAATTTACAATCTTTTTCGTGAATTTCCTGGTTACGAGTCTTCGCATCTCCGCGCCTCTTCGTCGAATACGCAGCAG CCGTTTGCATTTGCTGTCTTCCTGGATCAACCATCAGCTGTTGGAGCAATGCACGCACTTAAT GGTTTGGTTTTTGATTTGGAGAAAAACTCCACTTTGTATATTGATCTTGCAAAATCTAATTCAAGATCGAAGCGCTCAAGAACAG ACGATGGAAGATCAGGGGCAGAGAAGAGGTTGAAAGGTTATGCAGCATTTCCAGGGGGAAACCCTGATCCTG GTGTTGACAGCATGTACATGCCTGGAATGGGTAACTCTGCTTACAACACAATTGGTTATCCATCTACACAAAG TCATGGAAGCTTTGATGGCGGGGCTGTGAATTATAGCACTGCTGCAAAACAC AATACTCCTCGGAATGCTACTCCTTGCCCGACTCTGTTTGTTGCTAGTTTGGGTCCAACTGCTTCGGAACAAGAGCTAGTTCAAGTATTTTCAAG ATGCCCTGGATATTTAAAACTGAAGATGCAGAAAATGCACGGGTCTCCGGTtgcttttgttgattttcag GACACCGCCAGTTCAACTGGCGCCCTAGCACACCTTCAAGGCACAATCCTCTATTCATCGCGACCTGGCGAGGGCATGCGATTAGA GTATGCCAAGTCAAGAATGGGAATGCGAAGTAAACACTCAAGATGA
- the LOC141662070 gene encoding uncharacterized protein LOC141662070 isoform X1, with protein sequence MDDMAAYYAPPPPPPGIPQYPYYPPPLSHAPPGTVVIPPQQFHLHHQPPPPFDPYAPQLQVPQVYHDEVRTLFVAGLPSDVKSREIYNLFREFPGYESSHLRASSSNTQQPFAFAVFLDQPSAVGAMHALNGLVFDLEKNSTLYIDLAKSNSRSKRSRTDDGRSGAEKRLKGYAAFPGGNPDPAGVDSMYMPGMGNSAYNTIGYPSTQSHGSFDGGAVNYSTAAKHNTPRNATPCPTLFVASLGPTASEQELVQVFSRCPGYLKLKMQKMHGSPVAFVDFQDTASSTGALAHLQGTILYSSRPGEGMRLEYAKSRMGMRSKHSR encoded by the exons ATGGACGACATGGCAGCCTATTACGCGCCTCCACCACCTCCGCCAGGCATTCCCCAATACCCATACTACCCTCCCCCACTCTCCCACGCGCCGCCCGGCACAGTCGTGATCCCTCCGCAACAATTTCACCTCCACCACCAACCACCACCGCCTTTCGACCCCTACGCACCTCAATTGCAAGTCCCCCAGGTTTATCACGATGAGGTCCGTACGCTGTTCGTTGCTGGCCTCCCATCAGACGTCAAATCTCGCGAAATTTACAATCTTTTTCGTGAATTTCCTGGTTACGAGTCTTCGCATCTCCGCGCCTCTTCGTCGAATACGCAGCAG CCGTTTGCATTTGCTGTCTTCCTGGATCAACCATCAGCTGTTGGAGCAATGCACGCACTTAAT GGTTTGGTTTTTGATTTGGAGAAAAACTCCACTTTGTATATTGATCTTGCAAAATCTAATTCAAGATCGAAGCGCTCAAGAACAG ACGATGGAAGATCAGGGGCAGAGAAGAGGTTGAAAGGTTATGCAGCATTTCCAGGGGGAAACCCTGATCCTG CAGGTGTTGACAGCATGTACATGCCTGGAATGGGTAACTCTGCTTACAACACAATTGGTTATCCATCTACACAAAG TCATGGAAGCTTTGATGGCGGGGCTGTGAATTATAGCACTGCTGCAAAACAC AATACTCCTCGGAATGCTACTCCTTGCCCGACTCTGTTTGTTGCTAGTTTGGGTCCAACTGCTTCGGAACAAGAGCTAGTTCAAGTATTTTCAAG ATGCCCTGGATATTTAAAACTGAAGATGCAGAAAATGCACGGGTCTCCGGTtgcttttgttgattttcag GACACCGCCAGTTCAACTGGCGCCCTAGCACACCTTCAAGGCACAATCCTCTATTCATCGCGACCTGGCGAGGGCATGCGATTAGA GTATGCCAAGTCAAGAATGGGAATGCGAAGTAAACACTCAAGATGA
- the LOC141662072 gene encoding SUMO-conjugating enzyme SCE1 — translation MSGGIARGRLAEERKSWRKNHPHGFVAKPEALADGSVNLMVWQCTIPGKAGTDWEGGCYPLTLHFSEDYPSKPPKCKFPAGFFHPNVYPSGTVCLSILNEDSGWRPAITVKQILIGIQDLLDQPNPADPAQTEGYHLFIQDTVEYKKRVRQQAKQYPPLV, via the exons ATGTCTGGAGGTATTGCTCGTGGCCGTCTCGCTGAAGAGCGCAAGTCGTGGCGAAAGAATCATCCTCAT ggttttgtGGCCAAGCCAGAGGCGCTAGCTGATGGTTCAGTGAATTTAATGGTGTGGCAATGCACTATTCCTGGTAAAGCCGGG ACTGACTGGGAGGGTGGTTGCTATCCACTTACACTTCACTTTAGTGAAGATTACCCCAGCAAGCCTCCCAAGTGCAAGTTTCCAGCTGGTTTTTTCCACCCAAATGTTTACCCCTCTGGAACTGTGTGTCTATCCATTCTCAATGAAGATAGT GGTTGGAGGCCAGCAATTACGGTGAAACAGATTCTAATTGGTATTCAGGATTTGTTGGACCAACCCAATCCTGCTGATCCTGCTCAGACTGAAGGATATCATCTCTTTATCCAG GATACAGTGGAGTACAAGAAGAGGGTCCGTCAGCAGGCCAAGCAATACCCTCCCCTCGTTTAA